The Etheostoma cragini isolate CJK2018 chromosome 5, CSU_Ecrag_1.0, whole genome shotgun sequence genome contains a region encoding:
- the si:ch211-12e13.1 gene encoding uncharacterized protein si:ch211-12e13.1 isoform X2 — protein sequence MGTAQSSIVASLSFWSVYFLSVHIYRCRHLLKTRVLSSDTVPSLAYLAIRYVSRAVSRRTGVLYTAAPQGGQHVVYTVLNCRLETSMLRRFCSAAGYGWDYPDSDYRDVPLCFPEILCCRLLLMVLTDDNFQLSPAGLVRVCQSLKTLQPVDELKKGPFMLQVRVLEYRQINAGVEVDICLSATSRTKSPVWESVLTLLSKNKLQKVGRRLSKNEHEQQSGQPDEPVPGNVKQIELQVPRTTGLQCSWSFSDYSPYRLLSLPARLFGYRTHTAPSLWMLSVCLAEIEKHTGVGVITAPINVTAQFGEPLLVPGRVAIKFWEKTKNLSPTPTQGLSFHISQHGSNISHMMGLISR from the exons ATGGGGACAGCGCAGAGTTCCATAGTGGCCTCGCTCTCTTTCTGGTCCGTGTACTTCCTCTCCGTTCACATCTACCGCTGTCGTCACCTGTTGAAGACCAGGGTCCTCAGCAGCGACACAGTGCCCAGTCTGGCGTATCTGGCCATCAGATATGTGTCCAGGGCTGTGTCTCGGAGGACAGGGGTCCTGTACACAGCTGCTCCACAGGGGGGGCAGCACGTCGTCTACACGGTCCTGAACTGCAG GCTGGAGACTTCCATGTTGAGGAGGTTCTGCAGTGCTGCAGGGTATGGTTGGGACTACCCAGACAGCGACTATAGAGACGTCCCACTGTGCTTCCCTGAGATTCTCTGCTGCAGGCTGCTGCTCATGGTGCTAACCGATGACAACTTCCAGCTCAGTCCAGCAG GTCTCGTTCGTGTGTGTCAGAGTTTGAAAACCCTTCAGCCAGTGGATGAACTAAAGAAGGGTCCGTTCATGCTGCAGGTTCGAGTCCTGGAGTACCGGCAAATTAATGCAGGGGTGGAGGTCGACATCTGTTTGTCTGCCACATCTCGTACCAAAAGCCCCGTGTGGGAGAGCGTCCTGACGCTGCTGTCCAAGAACAAGCTCCAAAAAGTTGGAAGACGCTTATCCAAGAATGAACATGAGCAGCAATCTG GCCAACCAGATGAGCCTGTGCCAGGAAATGTGAAGCAGATAGAGCTCCAAGTTCCCAGGACTACCGGCCTGCAGTGTTCATGGTCCTTCTCAGACTACTCCCCATATCGGCTCCTCTCTCTACCGGCCCGGCTCTTTGGCTACAGGACGCACACCGCACCCAGTCTCTGgatgctgtctgtctgcttggCTGAAATAGAAAAGCACA CAGGGGTTGGAGTCATCACAGCTCCCATCAACGTCACTGCCCAGTTTGGGGAGCCTCTGTTGGTACCAGGTAGAGTGGCGATCAAGTTTTGGGAAAAGACCAAAAATCTGAGTCCGACTCCGACCCAAGGCCTCAGCTTTCACATTTCTCAACATGGAAGCAACATATCTCACATGATGGGATTGATTTCAAGGTGA
- the si:ch211-12e13.1 gene encoding uncharacterized protein si:ch211-12e13.1 isoform X3 yields MGTAQSSIVASLSFWSVYFLSVHIYRCRHLLKTRVLSSDTVPSLAYLAIRYVSRAVSRRTGVLYTAAPQGGQHVVYTVLNCRLETSMLRRFCSAAGYGWDYPDSDYRDVPLCFPEILCCRLLLMVLTDDNFQLSPAGLVRVCQSLKTLQPVDELKKGPFMLQVRVLEYRQINAGVEVDICLSATSRTKSPVWESVLTLLSKNKLQKVGRRLSKNERQPDEPVPGNVKQIELQVPRTTGLQCSWSFSDYSPYRLLSLPARLFGYRTHTAPSLWMLSVCLAEIEKHTGVGVITAPINVTAQFGEPLLVPGRVAIKFWEKTKNLSPTPTQGLSFHISQHGSNISHMMGLISR; encoded by the exons ATGGGGACAGCGCAGAGTTCCATAGTGGCCTCGCTCTCTTTCTGGTCCGTGTACTTCCTCTCCGTTCACATCTACCGCTGTCGTCACCTGTTGAAGACCAGGGTCCTCAGCAGCGACACAGTGCCCAGTCTGGCGTATCTGGCCATCAGATATGTGTCCAGGGCTGTGTCTCGGAGGACAGGGGTCCTGTACACAGCTGCTCCACAGGGGGGGCAGCACGTCGTCTACACGGTCCTGAACTGCAG GCTGGAGACTTCCATGTTGAGGAGGTTCTGCAGTGCTGCAGGGTATGGTTGGGACTACCCAGACAGCGACTATAGAGACGTCCCACTGTGCTTCCCTGAGATTCTCTGCTGCAGGCTGCTGCTCATGGTGCTAACCGATGACAACTTCCAGCTCAGTCCAGCAG GTCTCGTTCGTGTGTGTCAGAGTTTGAAAACCCTTCAGCCAGTGGATGAACTAAAGAAGGGTCCGTTCATGCTGCAGGTTCGAGTCCTGGAGTACCGGCAAATTAATGCAGGGGTGGAGGTCGACATCTGTTTGTCTGCCACATCTCGTACCAAAAGCCCCGTGTGGGAGAGCGTCCTGACGCTGCTGTCCAAGAACAAGCTCCAAAAAGTTGGAAGACGCTTATCCAAGAATGAAC GCCAACCAGATGAGCCTGTGCCAGGAAATGTGAAGCAGATAGAGCTCCAAGTTCCCAGGACTACCGGCCTGCAGTGTTCATGGTCCTTCTCAGACTACTCCCCATATCGGCTCCTCTCTCTACCGGCCCGGCTCTTTGGCTACAGGACGCACACCGCACCCAGTCTCTGgatgctgtctgtctgcttggCTGAAATAGAAAAGCACA CAGGGGTTGGAGTCATCACAGCTCCCATCAACGTCACTGCCCAGTTTGGGGAGCCTCTGTTGGTACCAGGTAGAGTGGCGATCAAGTTTTGGGAAAAGACCAAAAATCTGAGTCCGACTCCGACCCAAGGCCTCAGCTTTCACATTTCTCAACATGGAAGCAACATATCTCACATGATGGGATTGATTTCAAGGTGA
- the si:ch211-12e13.1 gene encoding uncharacterized protein si:ch211-12e13.1 isoform X1: MGTAQSSIVASLSFWSVYFLSVHIYRCRHLLKTRVLSSDTVPSLAYLAIRYVSRAVSRRTGVLYTAAPQGGQHVVYTVLNCRLETSMLRRFCSAAGYGWDYPDSDYRDVPLCFPEILCCRLLLMVLTDDNFQLSPAGLVRVCQSLKTLQPVDELKKGPFMLQVRVLEYRQINAGVEVDICLSATSRTKSPVWESVLTLLSKNKLQKVGRRLSKNEHEQQSGDFCSGQPDEPVPGNVKQIELQVPRTTGLQCSWSFSDYSPYRLLSLPARLFGYRTHTAPSLWMLSVCLAEIEKHTGVGVITAPINVTAQFGEPLLVPGRVAIKFWEKTKNLSPTPTQGLSFHISQHGSNISHMMGLISR, translated from the exons ATGGGGACAGCGCAGAGTTCCATAGTGGCCTCGCTCTCTTTCTGGTCCGTGTACTTCCTCTCCGTTCACATCTACCGCTGTCGTCACCTGTTGAAGACCAGGGTCCTCAGCAGCGACACAGTGCCCAGTCTGGCGTATCTGGCCATCAGATATGTGTCCAGGGCTGTGTCTCGGAGGACAGGGGTCCTGTACACAGCTGCTCCACAGGGGGGGCAGCACGTCGTCTACACGGTCCTGAACTGCAG GCTGGAGACTTCCATGTTGAGGAGGTTCTGCAGTGCTGCAGGGTATGGTTGGGACTACCCAGACAGCGACTATAGAGACGTCCCACTGTGCTTCCCTGAGATTCTCTGCTGCAGGCTGCTGCTCATGGTGCTAACCGATGACAACTTCCAGCTCAGTCCAGCAG GTCTCGTTCGTGTGTGTCAGAGTTTGAAAACCCTTCAGCCAGTGGATGAACTAAAGAAGGGTCCGTTCATGCTGCAGGTTCGAGTCCTGGAGTACCGGCAAATTAATGCAGGGGTGGAGGTCGACATCTGTTTGTCTGCCACATCTCGTACCAAAAGCCCCGTGTGGGAGAGCGTCCTGACGCTGCTGTCCAAGAACAAGCTCCAAAAAGTTGGAAGACGCTTATCCAAGAATGAACATGAGCAGCAATCTGGTGATTTCTGCT CAGGCCAACCAGATGAGCCTGTGCCAGGAAATGTGAAGCAGATAGAGCTCCAAGTTCCCAGGACTACCGGCCTGCAGTGTTCATGGTCCTTCTCAGACTACTCCCCATATCGGCTCCTCTCTCTACCGGCCCGGCTCTTTGGCTACAGGACGCACACCGCACCCAGTCTCTGgatgctgtctgtctgcttggCTGAAATAGAAAAGCACA CAGGGGTTGGAGTCATCACAGCTCCCATCAACGTCACTGCCCAGTTTGGGGAGCCTCTGTTGGTACCAGGTAGAGTGGCGATCAAGTTTTGGGAAAAGACCAAAAATCTGAGTCCGACTCCGACCCAAGGCCTCAGCTTTCACATTTCTCAACATGGAAGCAACATATCTCACATGATGGGATTGATTTCAAGGTGA